The DNA window GCTGACCACCCTCGAGTACTTCAGGGACGAATACGAGGGGTTGATCGAGCGATGATGCACAGGGAGGTCTGCTGATGGACGAATCGAAGCGGTTGGTGACGGTGACGATCAACGGGGTGGATTGCCGGGCTGAGGAGGGCGAGATCCTCCTCTCGGTGGCGACCCGCGAGGGGATCGCGATCCCGCACCTCTGCTATGAGGAGGCCCTCGACCCCTACGGCGCCTGCCGGCTCTGCATGGTCGAGGTGGAGAAGCGGGGGAAGCGAGAGATGACCACGGCCTGCACGCTGCGGGCCCTCGACGGGCTGACGGTGGTGACCGATACCCCGGAGATCGAGCGGCACCGGCGGATCATCCTTGAGCTCTACCTCGCCCAGGCCCCGAAGGCGGATCGGATCAGGGAGATGGCGGCCCGGTACGGGGTGACAAAGACCCGGTTCATCCGGAAGGTCGACCCCACCGATCCCCTCGGAAACCGGTGCGTCCTCTGCGGGCTCTGCGTCCGGGCCTGTCACGAGCTGATGGGTGCCGGTGCGATCAATTTCATCAACCGGGGGGCCTACACGGTGGTGAACACCCCCTTCTTCGAGGCGAATCCGGTCTGTCTGGGCTGCGGGGCCTGTGCCCGGGTCTGTCCGACGGACGCGGTCAGGATCGAGGATATCGATGGCGAACGGGTGATGCAGTCCTGGGGTTCGACGAGGGTGTCGCTGGCGCAGTGCCGGGTCTGCGGGGAGTACTTCGCGCCGGCCTCACTCGGCGAGCGGATAGCCGCACGCATCGATCCGCCCCTGCGTGACGACCTGCACGGGGTCTGCCCTGCCTGCAGGGCGAAGGGGATAGCACGAAAGGAGATCCTGGCGCAGACCGGGGGAGTGATCAGGCATGTGTGAGGAGCATCAGCATTCGAGCCGCGAAGACGGAACTGTTCAGAGCGATGATCATACAAAGACAGAGCAGGGATTCCGGGTCGTCATCACCGGCAAGGGGGGCGTGGGGAAGACCACGCTGACGGCCCTCCTCTCCCATCTCTTCACAGAGCGGGGGTTCACGACGCTGGCCGTCGACGAGGACCCGCAGATGAACCTGCCCTACGCGGTGGGGGTTCCGCCGGACGAGAGCGATCGGGTCGTCCCGCTGACGAAGAACCTCGACTATGTGGAGGAGAAGACCGGCGCCCGTCCCGGGGCGGGATGGGGGTTGATGCTCTCCTTAAACCCCGACGTCTCCGATGTCGTGGAACGGTTCGGTGTCGAGGGGCCGGGCGGGGTGAAGATCCTCGTGATGGGGACGGTCGTCGCAGCGGCCGCCGGCTGCCTCTGTCCGGAGAACGCCCTCCTCGAGTCGGTGATGCGCTACATCAACCTGCGGGAGCACGAGGTGATCCTGATGGACACCCAGGCCGGCGTCGAGCACTTCGGCCGGGCGATGGCCGAGGGGTTCGATCAGGCGGTGCTGGTCACCGATCCGACCTTCAACGCCGTGCAGGTGGTGAAGCATGCCGCGACCCTGGCCCATGAACTGGGGATCCCCACCATCCACCTGGTCGTCAACCGGGTCAGGTCCGAGGGGGATATCCGGAAGGTGCAGACGATCCTCGGCGACTCGCTCGACCTCATTTCAGATCAGTTCTACCTGCCGTACGAGGAGGGGCTGCTGGCCTGCGAGCCGGATGTCCGTCCCCTGCTGACGAGCAGTCCGCCCTCGCCGTTCATCGAGCAGGTGGCCGGCCTGCAGCGGGCCCTTGAACGGGATGGGATGGTTGGTCATTCAGATCACCATTCCTGACTTGGGGGAAATTTGCATTCCGGAATGGATTTGAGATTGGAGGTGGTGCAGGTGAATTATCCTTTTAATTGCGAAGGACATTTTTCTGTTAGATCGGTATTTGGAAAATTGTTTGATCTAGATTTTCGTAAATAATTAGACTCCTTCAGGGCGTTTCATGTGGCATGTTTCTCCTAAATTTTGCCAGATCTTATCCTGGAATCCCCAATGAATTCATAAGACCTACCGATCCAGGTTTGCGATCGAGTCGTCGTACAGGATGCGTAACCAGGTCAAACCTAGGACATCAGCCCGAAATCCGGTGATCCGATATCTCTTTGCTATCATCTCGTTTCTTCTCAAAAACATCTGGATAGCAGTGCTTTGGACACGATTCTCACCCGTGAAACAAGGTCCTGGAACCATTGAGATGGGCGCGTTCAGATTTGATCAGTTCAAGTTGTTTGTCGGGGAGGCTGTACGAGTAACCTTAAAGGTCGTGGTAAAAATTTCTGCCCTCAGAAACCCAGTATAACTGAAGGAGACTTGGAACACTGATGAATGAAAAAGACACGGAGAAAAATTAGTTAAGTACTGAGTTCAGACTCTCAATTTTGCCCATCTAATCCATATAATTTGATAAAATTTAAATGAGGTATCAAAATCTAAACATTACTTGTATACCCCATTTATGACAAAACCAGCCCAAAAATATGGATTGACAAATGGTCCAGGAATTGGATTCCCTCTTTTTGATATACAAGATGAAGAGTTGGCTTGATCCTGGTTTTCATTTGGTTCTTGTATTATACACGAGTAGTCCCTATCAATATCAAGAGAGATATTTCCGTTACACATAAAGTTCACAACTTCCTGATTCGTTGCATTACGAATAAATATTTGCGCCTCTCTCAATGCACAAACAGGAGATAAACCGTCTATTAAGTGTGAAGAATACAATTTCATCATCAACATACTGGTAGCTACATCATTCACTGCCCAGAGAGAACTAATAACACAGGAAGCACCAGCATGCAGAAAACCTGCAGATATACCAATATATTCATCAGGGATTTTTTGATACTGAGGAATGCCTGATTCACACACAGATAATGTTACCATTCTAGCAGCTGCAATATTGAGGTCAGATAAAATATCTGCAAGTGTCCACATCCCATCTTCAAGTACTAGACCAGATTGCATAACATTTTCCTTCACAAAATAACCATGGGTGGAAAAGTGCAGGTATTGTTTATTTTGAGCAAACTTTACCACCATATCCTTGACTGCGTTTTTATCTTCGAGTGATTTAACTTTGTCAGCACCAAAAAGACTGGTGATTGCTTTACATTCAACTGTTGAAAAATAGAGATTATTATGGTTAGGTTTTACCATTAGCAATCGATCCTTTTCAGATTTCTGGATCGGTTTCATTTTTTTTATAATACTAATTGTCGTTATACTTGGAGCATACGATATCGTGTAATCATCAAGAAAAGCACGTAATAACCCATTTTCTATCCGATAAGCTGCATGGAGCGGAAGAAGTTTTAAAAGTCCGGGTGGAGTTATCAGAATTGGAGTTCCCAATTGGACATCCAGAGATTTGAGATGGGTAAAGATGGGTCCGATAAATTGATCCCATAATCTTTTTGAAATATCCCCTATTGTTGAGATCCAATCCTCAAGAGCCTTCCTTTTTATTTCTTCACAATTGGACTCAAGTGATTTGACCCTTCTGTTGTACGTTTGTAGCCACCCTGTATGATTCTCGTTGCCATGCATGAGTACATGAAGAGCTGTACTATCAAACTCATTTAACCTCAACACATTATGAGGGGCGATTGTGATGGTTCCAGAGGGTACGATGAAAACTGCTCCTCCCTGGGATGTAATCAGCGGAACTACAATTGCTCCTTTTTCGGGGATTTCAGCGAGGATTGTCGTAAGATCTGGATTTGTCCAAAGAAAATCCGGATTATTCACCTTGATCTCTTTCACAAGTGCTTTCAGTTTATTTCGAGCCTTTTTTATCCTCTTCGATGACATGGGATCATATTTATAAAAGTTTCTTGTAAAATCCAAGGGCATTTCTGTCATACTCTCTTTTAATTCTTTTCGTATCTTAATGAAACGCAGTTGCTTATCAGAAGGTATATTGTTTAGGTCTTGCCCAATTATCGAGAGAGTCTCATTAAAAAGACGGGTCTTCCCTTTTTCACAAGTTACTAGAGCTTCAGGCAGATGTCCCATTGATATCTGGCAATACGCAAGATTTGAATAAATATTTGCAATTTTACCAACTTCATTTTGGCGTCCTCTCTCTGTGTACGCTTCTATGATGAGGTTATCGCTGATCTCACATGCTTTGTAATATGCGATACAGGCATCATTCCAGTTTTGCAGTTGAAAATATGAATCTCCAATTTTTTTCCAGGTATCCCTATGTTCTGCTGGATGATCATCATATGTCCAGACTTTTTGTGCTAACTGAAAGTGCGATACTGCTTCCTGAATATTTTCTTTTTTATTCCCGGCAATTCGATTGGAATATGCGATACCCAGATTATACTGTGTTCTGGCAAATTCATGAGGATAGGCCTTTAAAGTGTAAACTTCTCCAATTAATGAGTAAATATCGATAGATGTTTCAATATTATCAGAAGGATCACCAAAGTTAAGGTTTTCGAATGCAATTGCGAGATAATTTAGAGTTGATGCATATTTTTCAGGGTCAGTCTCTGTGGTAAATACTTTAAGGGCCCAATTTGCATGGATTATGGCCAATTTAAGATTTTCAGCCCTCTCTTCTCTCTCATCTGTAACAAGGAAGAGATAGGCCATGGCTAAATTGCTATGGATCACAGCCATTTTCTCCATAATCGCGTTTTTTGTGTACACACTGAGAGCATTATTGAGATGAGTGATAGCAGTCTTAAGGTTAGTATCAGAATTTTCTTTTTGTTTCTCGAGAAAAGCCAATCCAAGATTGTTATGTGTTATTGCCCAATCATTAGGAAACTCATCCTTGTTTAAATGGTCTAGAGCAAGATTTGCATGATAGATAGCTGTATCGATGTTATCTGTCTCTTCCCCACAAATCTTATTAAGATAGGCAGTTGAAAGAGTGTTCTGAATTCTGGCATAGTCCAAAGCATATCTATCAGGAATAAATACCTTAAGAGCATTCTTTGCATGTTTA is part of the Methanosphaerula palustris E1-9c genome and encodes:
- a CDS encoding 2Fe-2S iron-sulfur cluster-binding protein, translating into MDESKRLVTVTINGVDCRAEEGEILLSVATREGIAIPHLCYEEALDPYGACRLCMVEVEKRGKREMTTACTLRALDGLTVVTDTPEIERHRRIILELYLAQAPKADRIREMAARYGVTKTRFIRKVDPTDPLGNRCVLCGLCVRACHELMGAGAINFINRGAYTVVNTPFFEANPVCLGCGACARVCPTDAVRIEDIDGERVMQSWGSTRVSLAQCRVCGEYFAPASLGERIAARIDPPLRDDLHGVCPACRAKGIARKEILAQTGGVIRHV
- a CDS encoding ATP-binding protein, with product MCEEHQHSSREDGTVQSDDHTKTEQGFRVVITGKGGVGKTTLTALLSHLFTERGFTTLAVDEDPQMNLPYAVGVPPDESDRVVPLTKNLDYVEEKTGARPGAGWGLMLSLNPDVSDVVERFGVEGPGGVKILVMGTVVAAAAGCLCPENALLESVMRYINLREHEVILMDTQAGVEHFGRAMAEGFDQAVLVTDPTFNAVQVVKHAATLAHELGIPTIHLVVNRVRSEGDIRKVQTILGDSLDLISDQFYLPYEEGLLACEPDVRPLLTSSPPSPFIEQVAGLQRALERDGMVGHSDHHS
- a CDS encoding CHAT domain-containing tetratricopeptide repeat protein, with the translated sequence MNDKKEYIEERIQYYLQNLEVYTQEKFPEEWATTQSNLAGAYTERINESSADNIEKAICHYKLALKVFTQSAYPEDWAMTQNNLAIAYINRCYGVKADNIEIAITLLISALKVRKRKASPKEWARTQHNLGIAYKERIRGNKVKNIERSIKHAKNALKVFIPDRYALDYARIQNTLSTAYLNKICGEETDNIDTAIYHANLALDHLNKDEFPNDWAITHNNLGLAFLEKQKENSDTNLKTAITHLNNALSVYTKNAIMEKMAVIHSNLAMAYLFLVTDEREERAENLKLAIIHANWALKVFTTETDPEKYASTLNYLAIAFENLNFGDPSDNIETSIDIYSLIGEVYTLKAYPHEFARTQYNLGIAYSNRIAGNKKENIQEAVSHFQLAQKVWTYDDHPAEHRDTWKKIGDSYFQLQNWNDACIAYYKACEISDNLIIEAYTERGRQNEVGKIANIYSNLAYCQISMGHLPEALVTCEKGKTRLFNETLSIIGQDLNNIPSDKQLRFIKIRKELKESMTEMPLDFTRNFYKYDPMSSKRIKKARNKLKALVKEIKVNNPDFLWTNPDLTTILAEIPEKGAIVVPLITSQGGAVFIVPSGTITIAPHNVLRLNEFDSTALHVLMHGNENHTGWLQTYNRRVKSLESNCEEIKRKALEDWISTIGDISKRLWDQFIGPIFTHLKSLDVQLGTPILITPPGLLKLLPLHAAYRIENGLLRAFLDDYTISYAPSITTISIIKKMKPIQKSEKDRLLMVKPNHNNLYFSTVECKAITSLFGADKVKSLEDKNAVKDMVVKFAQNKQYLHFSTHGYFVKENVMQSGLVLEDGMWTLADILSDLNIAAARMVTLSVCESGIPQYQKIPDEYIGISAGFLHAGASCVISSLWAVNDVATSMLMMKLYSSHLIDGLSPVCALREAQIFIRNATNQEVVNFMCNGNISLDIDRDYSCIIQEPNENQDQANSSSCISKRGNPIPGPFVNPYFWAGFVINGVYK